TCATCTATTAAAGCGTGTTGTTGTAAAGAACTTTGCTTCAACCAAAAGTTGTTGTAGAGAGTCAGATACATTGATAGGACATCTGTCCAACCGTTATTTAGGTTGATTGGTGATTTGTGCTAACCAGAGAAGTCCACTATCAATCTTGGTACATCCAGATTGGAGCTAAACTAGTGTGTGTTGGTTTTCTAGTGGTAGGTATTTGGGATTTGGTAATCTCTGTACTTGTAATCTGTATTATTGTTTAGTGGATTATTTAGGAGTGGTCCCTTACATAATCACTTGGTGGGGCTTTGTCTGCATGGATTTTTCCTATCTTAACTATgtcattttgtaaatttattttttgttgcactTAGTTTATACAATATGATTATACCTTCCACTTTGTAACAGTATATTGCTTAAAATTtatctaattaatcaactttgCTTATTTGATAATTCACACATTTAATGGATTGAACTCATGACAATTGTTCTAATGCTATGATAAATTACCATATGCCTCAAAATTTCACTATATcgttttgtcaatttattttctgctattCTTATTTTACGTGATATGCTTGTGCCTTCCACTTTGTAACGGAATCTTGCATGAAATTAATCTAGTTAATCAACTTTGGTTATTTGATAATTCACACATTTAATGGAACTCATGACAGTTGCTCTCATGCTATGATAAACTACCATATTCCTCAAAAGTTCATTATTCAATGGTTCGAACCCATTACAGTTGCTCCAATACTGTGATAAACTACTAAATGCTTCAAAAGTTTAACTTAATAGAAAATGGTTAACCTGTCACTGATCCATATGGTAACGTACAATGGATTTCGGTTATAACATGGTAATCATATGATGATATTTATGAAGGAAAAAGCAAAATGTCAACAGCAATGATAGTCGCCATAGTTGCTCCAATTTCTGTCTCCGTGGTTCTATTCATTTTGGGCTGCTGTTTCCTAACAAGGAGAGGAAAGAAGCAGAACAATATTGTAGAAGAAGAAAGTGGTAAAGAATAAGTAAATGGATAAATCGAACATTCTTTTATGTCCTGATGCCGGTAAACAAGGCTCTAATTTGTAGTGTAATATCTTACTTCTATTGTTTGCATTTGTAGCAGCATATGATATTACAACTGTAGAGTCCTTGCAATTTGATTTTGTTACAATCGAAAGTGCCACAAACAAATTCTCAGAGGATAACAAGCTTGGTGAAGGTGGGTTTGGTCAAGTTTACAAGGTATGAAATTAGAATGCCCCActtaattattgttattacatttttatttctttttaggaaAACACTAgttaggaataaaaaaattaaatgcacaCAAATATGAGAAATTTTAAGATCACAAGCTTTTGAGGCttgaatttataaattataaaatgtaaattgttttAAGTACTGGTTAACGTATATTTTCAGGGAACATTTCCTAATAGACAAGAAATAGCCGTGAAGAGGCTATCAAAGAGTTCTGGCCAAGGTACAGAACAATTTAAGAATGAGGTTCTAGTGGTTGCCCAGCTTTAACATAGAAATTTAGCAAGGCTATTGGGATTTTGCATGGAAAGGGAAGAAAAGATACTCGTTTATGAATTTGTGCCCAACAAGAGTCTTGACTATATTCTATATGGTTTGTCCACTTGAACAAATATTTACGAGTGTTATGTCATCAtgataatacaaatcatttctTATTAGCATTCACTTGTATAATCTTTTGTTTCTAACATGAAGTaattgttgatgaacttgtagacCCTCAAAAGCAGGGATTATTGGATTGGTCAAGACGTTACAAGATAATAGGTGGGATTGCTCAAGGAATTCAATATCTTCACCAAGATTCTCAACTTCAAATTATACATCGTGATCTCAAAGCTAGCAATATATTattagatgcaaatctgaatccaaaaatttcagattttggcaTGGCAAGGATATTTGGAGTTGATCAAACTCAAGGAAACACAAGTAGAATAGTGGGGACATAgtaagttttgatttttttttttttatgcttttttttatcaaaattgatGAATGAATTCAAGTTCATCCCAACTTCTTTATCACTGAAATCAAGCACATAGGTAGCCAATATGCGGTTTTAGCAATGTGATTGGAAATGCTTGTTGtatgacatcattttttaaaccaGTCTAGAGTCAACCATGGCCTATGAACTCAACATTGTTATGAGAAATGTAGTTAGAGACTTCTTATTAACATCATTATGTTATTGGTGATTGCTTGTAGTGGTTATATGTCTCCAGAGTATGCAATGCATGGAGAATTCTCTGTGAAGTCAGATGTGTATAGCTTTGGTGTCCTGGTCCTAGAGATAATTAGTGGCAAGaagaatagtaatttctttGAATCAAAAGGTGCTGAGGACCTATTAAGCTATGTAAGTGTGAAAtagattttgtaatttttcctaGTTAAATGTCTATATCTTCTACTACTCCAAGTGCATAGAAGAGAACTTTAATTTGTGACATTCTGAACACTACTTGATAAATTGATGCAGGCTTGGATGAATTGGAGGGATGGTAGACCCTTGGAATTGTTGGATCCAATTTTGGGAGATTCCTTTTCAAGAGAGGAAGTCATGAGATGCATTCATATTGGTTTATTATGTGTTCAGGAAGATCCAGCTGAAAGACCCACCATGGAGACCATAGTTCTCATACTTAATAGCAGCTCTATTACATTGCCATCACCTCAACAGCCagcattttttgttaaaaaagagACCGAAAAGCCAAGAAAGGGCCTAGAATCCGATAAATCTACAAGCAAGTCAATTCCATGGCCTGTTAATGAAGCATCCATTACTGAACTGCACCCTCGATAATTATATTCCCTACTTAAAGGTCCTGTTTGAGATctatttattttgctgaaattgaaaattttttgctgaaaatactgtaaataaaagtaaaagttagttgaaatagtacagtgaaactcataaatagtaccaaaaggtgcagtgggacccataaatagtaccaaaaggtgcagtgaaacccatgaatagtaacaaaaataagctgaatagtaaaataagttggcaaaaataatctttaccAAACAGACACTAAGTCTCTATCTACCAACTATGAAAGCAAGTTGCACACTATTAAATGATATCCTtataagattttaattttaatttttaattttttttaagtgggtaaaaattaaaaattaaaaaagatacaTATTAATATTAAACTTAGCTAGAAACAACTCActtatgtatatgtgtgtatcTTATTGTGTCATACTTAGAGTATGTTTgaataccgtttattttgctaaaaactaaaaacactgtagcaaaataatttttaaatgtgtgaatagtgctgtggaacctatttttaatgaaaattttgttaaaaaataggtttgtgggtcccatgaacaatgcacgggacccactggaaaagcaaaaaaatccAGTGCacgttctcaaaaaaaaaaaaaaaaacaaaattaacaaaatgaaaaacgCTAAAATGCAAATGCTAAGTCTGTTTCAGCTGTACTCAAACGGGTACTTAATTGTACCCTTGTTAATTCAGGGGATTAGTGACAATTACCAATTACCAACATAATCAAAGCATGTACATCAAACACACAAGAAAGAACTATACTTCATTACTTTTCAAGGTGCAACTCTTTCTAGCCTACATTGTCAACTGATATTTGCCAATTTCTAAATTCTTACACACGGAGTACGCTATTATTCTCACACATACTATCTGTTTTCTGTTCTAACTTGCTATTGACACCCCCAACAGCCTTAGGGAAAAACGTTGGAGATAAAAATTTAATGCGTAATAACTTAGTAAATGCCTCTTAACTTGCTGCTCTCTCATTTGGGATATGTATGTAGAAAACTGCTGCCAGCTGTCCTAAAGCCAGATTGCACTACTAGATCAACAAGGCCATTTCCGCTGCGTATGGTAACTGCTTGACCGTGTTGTTGCTACCTATTCGATACATGTGGACAGAATGTGCAAATGTTCTTGCCCACTACAGGCTAACACCCAACCCTTGGTCCATGCACCATCACAAATCTGGCCACGTAGCACATAACTTTGTCATCACCTAATGAAACCTTCCATGCCTTGTCAATAGCCTGACATAGCCGAACAACACCTTTCCTATATAAACCTAATATGTCACGCAACTCAAATGACCATGCTTGATCTATCTTGCTCACGCACAGAACAATGCTCATAAGCTTGCCCACAACAAAGCCCATGCAAGGATTCTAGTCTAATGACAGAGCCATGATTTCAGTTTAGGAAGGCAggattaaaaacaaaactaatctaaataaattgtacactaatataaatttgaaaaaaaaaatctaatataatgTAAAGTGCAATATTTTGTCAATATTAAAGTGTTAAGAGTATAGAAATATACCTACAAAATAGTATATAAGTTCACATTCCTTGATTGCTTTCGAAAAATATGGAATTCAATAGTTTTTTCTCACTAAAACAAACTTGAGTTTTTTCCACATATTTTTATCCGTAGTCacttaaaaatgttaataaaaaccttaaatagcTATAGTTATACACAACTGTTGAGTAAAGTAAAGAAATTCACATATTTATTTCCACAATTGGTATAACGGTTGAaacatatgttaaaaaaaaaaaaaaatccacagtTGGCATAACTGTTAAAAtaggtgttaaaaaaaaaataaatagggaAAGTTATATCAATAGTTggataaatgtgaaaaaaaaatttaaatattttatcagCGGttataaaatgttgaaaaaaaaaaacacgaaaCTTATATAAATTCTAGAGTTTTCTTTACGATTAAGGGGCTGTTTGGCAGTATAGTTTTAACacattttaacatattttaaacaacattacacacttttttaacatactttttcatccacacatatatcaaaaacactcaaacaacataattcaaactactctcccaaacaccccttaattttttatctctctctctctctctctctctctctatgtgtatatatatcgATCTCTCTCTATCGCTCTCTCTCATAGCTCTTTGCAATCATGGTTATTAATCAATTTCAAAacctttctatttttctattattttctagGCAACCAAACAGAGTTCTTGactaggtattttttttttcctgttttttaCAGTTTTCGTTTTGATTTCCTCACCAAGATCATCGCCATCAAATTGATTTCACCAAGCTAGTACTATTACATTCAAATATTCACACTTTTCCCTATCCAAACCCTTTtattaggggttttttttttttttttttttttctatttctctcaatttcatagttttaaaaacttatttctGATCAATTTGTTTTTGCTTGGACTCGAATTTTACCCATACTCTGTTATTCGCTTTGAGTATTTTGAACTTTTGTGgtttttgttcttgaatttgaaatgctatgtcaaaattgaatttgtggCTTTGTGTATTGCGTGCTTTCAATGTGATTGCAACAAAAATCCACCTGTGTAAGATCATTGAAtataggaaaaaataattacaaaacacgaattgaaatatattttaagtaCTGCCCAGCAGAATATGCAGCTATCTTTCCTCCCAAGGGGAAGGgaaggtttcaaaaaaaataaaataaaataaatatatgataagaaGCTAAGCATGCACACAGAGATTGCAACTGAATACATACAATGGTTTCCTCCTCCCATGGTGCCATTTTTCCCATATTAAACCTGCAATTGTTCGGCCTTTACCCATCCAAATCAATTGCGGAACCAGATCCTCAAGAAATGAGACGGATCAAggtaaaaaaacattttccgaTGAAATTTTCAGAGGAAACAAACAGATTCAAAACACCAATCCACCACATAgatcaacaccaaaaaaaaaatcgaaaaaatgaaaaatccagATCTAACCGAATtctgaaaatcaaaaccaaaaaaatcagaaaaatttagagagagagagagagagagagagaggacctAAGGGAAGGTGGCGCTCTAGGCCCAGACGCTACCGTCATAGCTGATGATGGCCGCGGCGATGAGATGCTGACCGTCGATGTAGCACATCAGATGAGCATCAACGTAGGTTTGCCACGACATcttttcaatttgaaaatttttaaataatactagTCTCATCCCACGCGCTTCGCACGGgagatgaggctttttttttttgttttttttagttgtagtagcaaaaaaaaaatctatgttttttattatatatataattttattttgagaatataatttataagtggataaataaatttgaaaatcaataggaaagtgaccctattttttaggcaatattttagtggaagttagggttttatttttactggattgtcctttagttttgtctctatttaaacataggaatgtaagggtattttaaaacaaaaacaatccagattgtcctttagtttatatatatttagatttgtttttggataaacgtggagtgtttaacttatttttctatttaaaaaaaaaacaataaatgtatAGTTACTTTaaagaagtgggttagtggaagagtgttcctattttgtaggcaatattttagtacaagttagacatgtatttttaccaaactatcctttagttttgtctctacttaaacctaggggtgtaagagtatttttgaacaaaaaacaaTCTGGTCCAAACAAGTGCAGCCACTTAAATAGCAGTATAGATAAGagatattttatcattttttgtaataaattacaaaaaatatcatcttttctttaattaaaatatattttaacctctttatatattattttaattaaaattgttaaattttgtatatgtattttattatttttatattaataaattattaaaataattattacgtCATCACAGTCCAAACCTTGATCGAATCTCGGTCGAACCTAAAAAGCCTTGAACCTTtcttttttacgattcattgaACGGTCCGGGTCTGaaaaccatacttgggcattAGTCATCAATTGGATTGCTACTAGCCTGCTGCTATGGTCACACCTAGGCATGGCCTTGCATGGACTAGTTACCCGCATGCTCTtgaattagttttaaaaataaattttttttttaaataaaaaactagaattattgtttattaatataattactcTTACTTATCACAAAATTGGCTAAATTGTTATTTACCACCATTTAAGTTGACTTTCTTGACCAATGAAAATGCTAGTTTAAACATGAAATTGAGtcttgatgatatatatatatatatatatatatatatatatatatatatatatatatatatttcattttttattttgttgtgtcATTCTTAATAGGTTAATATTAATATCTTATTGTATCACTTTTAATTGTAAGAGAAAACACATGAGATTAAGTGGTTCAACCAGTCAACCTACGTCCATAGAGAAAGATTTTAGAGGTTACATTTTTACCATAATGAATGGTACGTTACAAAGAACTCTAAGCTGTGTATATATAGGGATTAGGTTAGCCCTAGTTGAGCCTAAAATCTATTACACATTATAAACTCATTTCTTTAACCATTCCTCTCAAACTTAAGATAGAGGCTTACTGATTCCTTGACTTTGAAATATAAGCTTGTGAAATCTCTTGAAAATGCCTTAAAAGTGACCATGAATGATCGAATTGGATGGGGAATGGATTGAGCATAGTGTACGTGGAATGAATAAATGAGTGAGTTGATGAATTTTGTGTATGTTAACTAAAAAACGATTGATAAATATGCCAATTTGAGTGACTTTGGTGCCTCATATGGGTAAATAGACCCCAAAATCTGAATCTACATGAAAAAACATAAGCATTAAGTAAGATATGCCTGATTTGAAAAGGTCAACTTTGTCAAAGACATTTGGTCAACTTGATCAAAAGTCAACGTTCCAAATTTATTCTAGCAATTTGGTCCAGTTTGAATCAGTGATTCGACCAATGATCGGATTCAATGTTTGAACCAAGTTAGGCCAGCTTTTTCAATCATGGTTGGGTTGGGTACGTAGGTCGACCTAGATTATGCTAATGTGGTAATTATGTGTCACTGACATTGTGATGTTGTGGCAATGACATGGTGGTGCTACCTTGATAAGTGATGTGGCACTAACATAGTGTTGCAGTGTCTAATGATGTGGCACATATGTGCGTAAGGAGCTTTAGCAAGCACCTGTGCCGTGTGACTGTGTGAGTGACCCTAATGGCGCTGTTGAATCATCAATGCATGGTAGGAGACTTAGGACAATTGTGAGAGTTGTTGGGTCCTTgttttaggttgatttttttgttgttgctttgGTTGTTAAAGGCCAACGAATATCCAAGTGTGGTGTGTGACAAGAATTCTTTCACTTTCGATCTATGATGGCTGTAGCGGTGGCTCGAGAAGTTTGAGTGAAAATCAAGAccataaaaacaatatatatatatatatatatatatatatatatatatatatatatatatatatatatatttgattggGAAGCTCGAAGGTTGTCTTAAATTGATTTGGGTGTTTGTTGATGGTTGCGGCAACTAGCTagggtttttggattttttattttctgtctGTTTGATTGAGACAAAGGATTCTTGTAAAAAACAATGGTCTTTAAAACATTAAACTAACAAGCAATTGAAGGCCATAGAAAAGTGGCTTGGATATCACCatatattataagaaaatataGATAATAGAAAATTGATATAGGAAAGCAGAAGcgaaaaagagaaaatacaaGGGATTATGTAGTACAATCTAGTGTACTTATGTCGATTTAGCGGATAGATCTTTATTGTAACTAGTCGCTAAGCGGATAGATCTTTATtgtaactagtcgctaacccgtgctatgCACAAGAACCTATATATCTGtgaggtaaactaaaataattttataaaatcttaaattgattaaaaactACATCATTGCAtaatttgctcttgtatgactttaatttgtgtaataatttgatgaagaagtcattgcttgaaTGTCCAAtagtttacaaaaaatttgtcaaacaatttcaaatactgcaaaaaaataataataataactcaaaaattcaaatattaaaacttcttaaagactaaaaaatattaaagaatcaaataattcactgcttagaaatttttgaaaaaaaaaaaaaaaaatatatatatatatatatatatatatatatataaaactaaacaatagaaaaatataaaagaaagataggttatattcaaaagaataatttcaattattacaaacttttttatcttgtaaaaaatggCTAAAAAGAGTTTGGTAGTTTATgtacgaaaattactttttaaagaagTTGCAGTAGAATTCTTCTATTATCCAAAGAAGTTGAACTTTATCAatagttgatgatttttatatCTATCCAAATAAAGCCATGTCTAGGATAATCTTAATATAGgatttattcaagttttttttttatcaacatttaaggttgagtttaagttagacgtGTTAGAAAGATAGAATTTCactttgttaaatttggactaaaaaaaaataattttgttaaaaaaaatgtcaatgatgagtttgagtttaagttagacttgttagagaaatagagtttcactccttactAAATTTGGACTAagcaaaaataactttatttaaaaaaatgataaaaaaaaatgtgtttgagTTTAAGCTCGACTTGTTAAAGAAACAGaatttcactccttattaaatttggattaagccaaaataattttatttaaataaaatgataattttatttaaatattgtgctgatgtgaaaaattgtaagagttttagaaacttcaattatatataaattaatggtAAGTTACAAAAAACCTTAAgcaatatatatgtatagagATTAGGTTAATTCTAGTTAGGCCTACAATACACGTGGCCTTTCGGGTCAttacacataacaaaataatgtGATTATTGGAAAGAAATGAATATTATTTCTAACATATGGACTAATTTTTCAATCGAgcagaaaactaattttttcaAGATAAGCATCAATAACTTCATTTTATGACCGGGAACAAAGTCAGAATTTCATTCTGACAAGTTttggatgaagaaaaaaaatattagaaccTTCAttcattatcttcttctttctggTTTGTTTTTTCCTCGTCACGTGCTGAATAGTCAAAGCCGTCGTGCTTTAGGGGGGACCCTCCTAGTTCGTTTTGTTAGGTAATTGctcattatcttttttcctcgttatcttttttgttttggtaggTAATTGCTAAGTCATCTTTTCTCCAtctcattttataatatattacctAATGCACGAACCAAGACTACAATAAGTAGATGAAAATATTGGTAAAGTGGAGCTACTGATACAGTGATACTTGCAAATTGAGGCAAAAATGGCCGACTTCAAAATTCCCATATCTCTGTTGTTATTATTAAGCTTGCTTAACCTGTTCAGCAGAAGTGAAGGAGCACCAACTTATGCCGCTCATTACTGCTCCAATTCAAGCTTTTTCACTCCCAACAGTACTTACCAAGCCAATCTGAACCTCCTCCTCTCTGATCTATCTTCCAACTCCACACGCCTAGATGGGTTCTACAAAACCAGTGTGGGTCAAAACCCTCCAGACGTGGCCTTGGGTCTTCTTTTCTGCCGCGGTGATCTCACCCCAGCTGCTTGTAAAGACTGCATCTCTACTGCAACAAAAGACATACGAAACCGCTGTCCTTTCGACAAAATCATCCTAATCTGGTACGATGTGTGCACGTTGCGTTACACCAACGAATCAGACCTGAACAACTTAGTTCCCTTTCAGAACTTTAACACTACAGCCCAGAATGTCATCGAGCCAGACCGGTTCAACGGGTTATTAGCAAGCACCATGAATTCATTGAAGCAACAAGCTGCCAATTCCCAATCGGACAAGAAATTTGCAACGGCGGCTGTAAAGTTTACGAGCTCGATGACACTCTACTGTTTGGTGCAGTGCACACCGGAGCTGTCTGTCAGTACATGCTTGACAGTTTTGGAAAGTGCCATCGGTTCTCTTCCCATGTGCTGCACTGGAAAACAAGGCGGAACAGTTGTGCTTCCGAGCTCTAATATTAGATATGAACTTTATCCATTTTTTAATTACACGGCATCAACTACTCCAAATCCTCCTCTGCCTCGAGGTAcgctatatataatttttctttttttacataaatagCATCATTAATTTTCTCTAAGATTTTTAACGTTTCTGGCTTCAATTCAACGAAAAATTATACTGTGGACCACGCCAATTGTTAACTATTTTACTAAAAGACTCGTCtctgtttaaaattgctgagtaaCATAGTCAATCATAAATACCATTAATTTGTCCAATTCATGAGAGTTATAGATGTATAGTTAGTATTTGGTATGCTAGTGTTAGCACAGAGAACTCAAAATTGTTATTATGCATGAATATTTCTTGTCCATTTTGTTGAAGGTATTTATGGTCAGTAAATATTGCCTTTTGCTTAATCCCCTTTTTGTCTCCATCTTAGATCAAATTATCacttcttaatatttttaaaaagagacCTTCAGTTCaagtctctctttctctctctctaaatatcgaattataaaataataataataataataaattaaattaaattaaaattttcaaaaataaactaacttGTTTCTTGCTATCACACCTTTTTATCAAATAACCTACTAGAAATACTAGTATACCAAACTTAAAACTAGTATACCAACTTTGTCGTAGGCTCGTAGTAATAAAGTGGAAGACATCACAAAAGCAATGGCAATTGCTTTGAGTTCTCTGTACTAACAGCCTGTTAGTAATGGGGGTTAAATATTGATACCTAATGAGCACAAACACTTAAAATTTCTCTGATGTATTCGTGTTTGACAGGTGTCTTTGTTACACTCGTTGGGAATAGTtgttaagatatatatatttttaatgattttgatagttgttatttattttaaaatatgactataaaaaaaatataatatatacctAAAGATTCATATTGATTACTTAATTAGTTGTATCTCCACCGTATATGGcctaatttttcaagaattgtaGTGTAGGAAAAGAATAGATGATAAACTTTTTACCAATTAAGTTTTCAGTACATACCCATATACATATGGCTTCCTGTGgctcacacttttttttattgatctGATTGGCCAATTGCTAACCACTTATGTAACATAACCTTACAGAAAACAGGCCTTGTACTACTCTCTTAGCTACATGGACCTTTAATTCCCATAATGGACCATCAAAGTTTTTGCCAAGTCAATGATGTGGTTAATTGTTTTTACAGGAAAAAGTAAGTCATCTACAACAATTATTGCCATTGCTGTCCCAATTTCTGTTGCTATGGTGCTTTTTGCCATTGGAGTTTGCTTCCTGCGCAGAACAAGCAAGAAATACAATAAATTTCTGGAACCAAATGGTAAAAAATAGTTGTCTGATCATCATATATATGTCATTATCCTTAAACATTTGTCCGTAAAATTTGTCATTTTGAGAATTCAATATATTTAATGTTTGGTTGTGTAGATGGAATTGAAATAACAGCCTTAGAGTCCTTGCAATTTGACTTGGTTACAATTGAAACTGTCACGAACAAGTTCTCGGATGATAATAAGATTGGTAAAGGTGGTTTTGGTACGGTTTACAAGGTAGGaatatagttatatatatatatatatatatatatatattaacaaatagTTTTTAATTAGATGGCATTATAGTACATAAAGTTACACATAGCATAAGTTATTCCTAACCCTATATATTTCCAGGGTACTTTTTCCAATGGACAAGAAATAGCAGTGAAGAGACTATCCAAAAGCTCTGTGCAAGGTGCAATAGAATTTAAGAATGAGATTGTACTGGTTGCCAAACTTCAACACAGGAATCTAGTGAGACTCTTGGGATTTTGCTTGGAAGGAGAAGAAAAGATACTTATTTATGAATACGTGCCTAACAGAAGCCTTGATTACTTTTTATTCGGTTTGGCCAATCTGAACTCGTTCTTGatctattttcaattttgtaaaTGCATGGTTACCTAAAAGTTTATACAATGACATACATGATACATCACTTTAAAATCATCTTAAGGCACAAATGTTTAAATGATCTGCTTGTCATGAACTTTCCACAAGCTGAATACTGCTAATTAACAAGctgaaaatttacaaaataatgaGAATATGTAAAGTTGATCTTTTGAATTGAATCGAATAATTTTATCATCCTATTGAGTCTCATTCATTTCTGAGTtgaatatttgattttaaaaaataataataatagactCAGGGAGGCAAGGGCAACTGGATTGGTCAAGTCGTTACAAGATTATTGGAGGGATCGCTCGAGGGATTCTCTATCTTCATGAAGATTCTCGGCTTAGAATTATACATCGTGATCTTAAAGCTAG
The sequence above is drawn from the Castanea sativa cultivar Marrone di Chiusa Pesio chromosome 5, ASM4071231v1 genome and encodes:
- the LOC142634477 gene encoding cysteine-rich receptor-like protein kinase 10, which encodes MADFKIPISLLLLLSLLNLFSRSEGAPTYAAHYCSNSSFFTPNSTYQANLNLLLSDLSSNSTRLDGFYKTSVGQNPPDVALGLLFCRGDLTPAACKDCISTATKDIRNRCPFDKIILIWYDVCTLRYTNESDLNNLVPFQNFNTTAQNVIEPDRFNGLLASTMNSLKQQAANSQSDKKFATAAVKFTSSMTLYCLVQCTPELSVSTCLTVLESAIGSLPMCCTGKQGGTVVLPSSNIRYELYPFFNYTASTTPNPPLPRGKSKSSTTIIAIAVPISVAMVLFAIGVCFLRRTSKKYNKFLEPNDGIEITALESLQFDLVTIETVTNKFSDDNKIGKGGFGTVYKGTFSNGQEIAVKRLSKSSVQGAIEFKNEIVLVAKLQHRNLVRLLGFCLEGEEKILIYEYVPNRSLDYFLFDSGRQGQLDWSSRYKIIGGIARGILYLHEDSRLRIIHRDLKASNVLLDANMNPKISDFGMARIFVADQAQGNTNRIVGTYGYMSPEYAMQGRFSVKSDVFSFGVLILEIISGKKNNCFYQSEHDEDLLSYTWKQWKNGTPIELLDPTIRGSHSRNEVIRCIHIGLLCVQENPANRPTMATVVLMLDSYSVSLQLPQQPAFLLRNKANRNMPKKELQHESFSSQSVPWSVDGEPITELYPR